Part of the Gammaproteobacteria bacterium genome, GGTCGCGCACCAGCATCAGCTGGTCGCGGCCCCGGTCGAACAGGCCGAAAGCGAATTCGCCGCGTAACCGTGACAGCATGCCCTCCATGCCATAAGTTCGATACAGGTGCAACGCGAGCTCGGAATCGCTCTTGCTCCTAAAGCGCGAGCCGCGTGAGGTCAGGTCGGCGCGGATGCGCTTGTAGTCGTAGAACTCGCCGTTGTGCGTCATCAGCACGTCGCCGTCTGCGGACAAAAACGGCTGACGACCGCGGTTCTGATCCAGATCGATAATGGACAGCCGCGCGTGACTGAAGCCCACGCCGCGCCCTTCCAGCGTTTCGTAGCCGAAACCGTCCGGACCGCGATGACGAATAATGGCGGCCATCGCCACTAGGATCTCCGGGTCCACTGGCCGTTTCGGGTCGGCGTGGATGTAACCTGCGATTCCGCACATTAGTTCTGATTCCTCAAACAAGTGTCCGCGAAGGACGCAGAGAACGCGAAGATAGGTTAATCTCAAAAAGTTAATCGGGTAAATTGAGGCTCCTAGCACTGAACTCACCGCGGCCGGTGGATGCGCCCTAGAAATGGGGCTTTACCCACCCTGCGCCAACTTGCATGACCTTTCGTTGCGTCTTTCGCGCCCTTCGCGGACGATTAATCCTTTCGCTGTACCGGCGTGTCGATGACCTGATGGATGCGCTGCACGATGCTGGTCAACAGCGCCATGCGCAGGAACACGGCGCCGCGCGCCTGCGCGAAATACCAGTTGTGCGGCGTATCGTCCAGTTCGGTTGAGAGCTCGTCGCCGCGCGCGAGCGGGTGCAGAATAATCGCCTCGGATTTCAGCGGCGAGGTGGGCGAGAGTCGCAGGTCGCTGCCCATCCGCTCGAAACTGTCGCCCACCCAGGCGATGGAATTGATATACACCACGTCCAGCGCCGGCAGCTCGCGGTCGAGATCGGAGGCCACGCGAATCTTGAGCCCGGCCGCATCCAGTTCCTCGCGCTGCCCGTCATCGAATGCGTTGTCGCTGTCGTAGATGATCACCAGTTCCTCGAAGGCGCCGGGAAACAGGCTTAGCAGCAGCACCAGGCTACGCACGGTGCGCATGCGCGCCGGCACGCCGATGATGCCGATGCGCACGCGGCGCGCGGGCGCGACGTTTTCATCCATCAATTCCGGCCGCCACTTGAATATGGTGAAAAGATCGGACAGTGCCTGCGTCGGATGTTCGTCGATACCGTTGCCGCCGTTGATGATGGGGATGCGCAAGCCTGGCAACATCTCGTAGACGGCCTTTTCGCTGGAGTCGCGCAGCACCACCACGTCGCCGTAGTTGTTGAACATCTCGGCTACGTCCTTGAGCGATTCGCCCTTCGCAATGCCGGTGCTGCCGGCGCTTAGAATGGACATCACGTCACCGCCCAGCCGGTGCCAGGCGCTCTCGAACGACAGCCGCGTGCGCGTGCTCGGTTCGTAAAACGCGTTAATCATGATCTTGCCGTTGAGCGGCAACTGCATCAGGTGCGGCGTGACTTCGAAAAACGCTGCCAGCCGGCACAGCTGCAATACCTTGTCCCGATCGAACTGTCGCGCGGAGACGATGCAGCGATTGGCCAGATCGATCAGCGGCGCCGGATCTCCGGCGATCCGATTCAGCAGATTTTGCGGATGCTCCAGCCCGGCGCGCCAGTCGTGCGGCTGCACCGGTTCCCGTAACAAGGGATGCGGGGGTTTCACCAGAGTTCTCCGTTTTTCCAGTCCTGGTAGAAAAAATAGAGCAGTACGACTGGCGCGGTCATGGTGATTGCCAGCGCCGCTATGACCATCACCGACAAAAACTCGGTCGAGGCGATCACGCCGATTCTCCGTGATTGGGAGCAGCTTCGTTGAGCCGAGCCCAATTGAATCGATGCGGTTTAAGCCAGGTTGTTGTCAGCACAATCATCATCGATACGCTTGCTCCAACCAGCGCCGCCACATACCAGCCGATAATGAAATAACCAGTAAGCCCGGCCGCGCTGCCGACGATCATTGCGACTGTAGCGCCCGTGGCATTGGCGCCGCGCCAGTAAAGACCCGCGGCGATCGGCCAGATGGTGCTCGCTACAAACGCGCCCGCGAAGTTCAGCACTTGCGCTAGATTGGAGATACGCGGCGCACACAGGGCCCAGGTGAGTACACCCAGGCCCAGAATCACCAGACTGGTCACTCGGCGCAGATGTGGCGCGGAGGCATCTGGACGCAAATGGCGATGATAGATATCTTCGGTAACTAGCGTGCTCGTGGCGTGTACGAGAGAGTCCATGCTGGAGCATAAAGCCGCGAACACCACGACCAATACAAGGATCGCGCCAGTAACCCCCAGGATCTCGGCCGATATTAACGGTCCGATCATGTCCGCCGAAGGGACATTGAGATTCAAGGCGGGCGCTGCTAGCCCGATGAATCCGGCCACGATAGGGGTCGGTGCCCAGATCAGGCCCGCGATGAGAAATGCCTTGAAACCCACGCCCTCGCGAAAGGCGAATGACCGGCTCCACCACACGTTGGAGTGAAATATCTCGCCCATGCCGAACAACAGGTTGTTGAACAGAAACATAATGGCCGCGGGCATCAACAGGTCGAGCAGGCGTGGCCGCTCACGAGCGACGGCCGTGTGAATATCGTGAAAGCCTATAATATCAATGGCTAATACCGCGGTTACCGCTAGCCCAACCAGGATCAGCATCGCCTGGATATAGTCCGTGCCCACATCCGCGCGAAAGCCTCCCAGGAACGTGTAACTGACCGCGAGCCACAGCACGACCGACATGCCGTAGATGTAGGGAATGCCGGTCAGCGCGTTAATCAGGATGCCTCCGGCCATGCCCATGCTCACCAGCCATCCGAAGCAAAAAAATAGCGAGATGACGAGGAACACTCGCCACGCCGTGTTGCCGTATCGCAGCCGCATGAAGTCGCCGGCAGTATAGCCCGTGGGCATGAGTTTGCGGATGCGTGTCGCCATGGGCGCGAATAGAAGCAATCCAACGGCGCCCAGACTGTAGCCGAGCACACCCCAAAGCCCCATCGTATAGACGAGCTGCGGGGCCAGCAAAGTCGTATTGCTGGTCACCCAGTTGGCCATGACGGTGGCGGTGCCCAGACCAAGGCCCAGCTTGCGGCCGGCCAGCACGTACTCGTCCAGTTCTTTGTCCTGATGCCCCCAGTACCAGCCGAGCGCCACCCACAGCGCGCTGAAGGCGCCCAGAATAAGCCAGCCGACCATCGGGTCCAGCACGGCGCTCTCGGCCGCGTTCATGTCGTCACCACGCGAACGATCTCCTTGATGGCTTCATCCGTGCTTAGCACGCGTGCGAAACGGTCTTTCATGGTAGTGATAGTGGCCTGCTGCAGCTCGGGGGTCACAGTCGCGCAGCAGTCCTCCACCAAGGTCGTGTAAAACCCTAAGTCGCAGGCGTCCCGGATGGCGGTGGACACGCACTCGTTGGTGTACACGCCGGCCACGAACAGGCTGGCGATGTTCAGATTGCGCAACACGTATTCCAGATTGGTGGAGTTGAACACGCCGCTGGCGGTTTTATTGATAACAATTTCGTCCCCCTGCGGCGCGACTTCGGGAATAAACTCGGCTTCCTTGGAGTCGGGTGCCGCGTGCAGTCCCAGACGCTTGTGGCCGAACCCGCGGTCGCGCCCGTCGCGGGTGAGCGACTGGATGCGGGTGTGTATGACTTCCAGTCCATGCCTGCGGAATGCGTCCTGCAGACGCCGCACATTCGGCAACGCGAGTTTCTTCAGGCGGCTGAAGTAATACTCTTGCGCCGCCGGTGTAAGGCTGGGCGGCTGCCCATCGGCGAAGACGCCATAGCCCGGCGCGGCGTCCAGATACTGCAAATCGATCACCAGCAGCGCCGTGCGATGGTCGCGCAGCGACTTGACGACCTCCAACGGCTCGGTGATGGATTCTCGATATGTGTCCCGCAGCGGGTCGAGATTCTCGACGTTTTTTTTCGTCGGTGTTCCAACATGAACAGCCCTTGATTCTCAGTTGGCCAGCCTGCAAAGCGTGTTCAACAGCACGTTCGCGCCGATCTCGATATCTTCCCAGGCCGTCCATTCCGCCGCGGAGTGGCTGCGACCTTCCTTGCTGGGCACGAAAATCATGCCGGCGCGCGTGAGCCCCGCCATCATCTGCGTGTCGTGCGCGGCGCCGCTGGGCATGCGCATCGCTTTTACGCCGGCGGCGCGCGCGACTTCGTGGATGATATGCACCACGCCGGAGTCGCACTTGACCGGCGTGATCTCGCTGACGACGTCGAACTTGAACATCAGGTCGCGTCGCTGAGCGATTGTCGTCAGGGTACGGCGGAAAGCGTGGGCCAGATCATCCAGGGTGGTCTGGTCCGTGTCGCGGCATTCGAACGAGAATTCAACTTTTCCCGGCACCACATTGGCCGCGCCGGGAAAACACTCGACCCGGCCGATCGTGGCGGTGCTGCGTTGGCCGCCGTTTTCTTCCAGAATACGCGGGATCTCGCCGGAGAACTCGGCCAGCCCCTGCAGCGCATCGCGGCGCAAGTCCATGGGCGTGGTGCCAGCGTGATCGGCGCGTCCGCTCAAGGTCACATTCCACCGGAACAGGCCGGTGATGGCCTCAACCACACCGACGCTGATGCCCTGTCTATCCAGTACCGGACCCTGCTCAATGTGCAGTTCCACGAACGCATGAACACTGTTGGGTCTGCGATTGGCGCGCAGCATCTGCGAGGCGTCCAGCCCGCGTTCGCGCATCGCCGCGTCCAGGGTCACGCCGTCGAGATCCCTGGCGGCGTGAATGCTTTCCGGCGTCAGCCGGCCGCAAAGCGCCTGCGAACCGAGCATGCCGCCGAAGCGCCCTTCCTCGTCGGTGAAGGCCACGGCCTCCAGCGGATAACTAACGGTGAGCTTCTGCTCCTTGATCGAGCGCAGGCATTCCAGACCGGCCAGCACGCCCAGCGCGCCATCCAGATGACCGCCGCCCGGCACGGTGTCCAGATGAGATCCGGTCATCACGCCGGGACGCTCGCCGTCCCATTCGTAACGCGCGTGAATATTGGCCGCGCCATCTATGTGCAGATCGAGTCCCGCGGCCTTGATCCGCGCTTCAAGCCACGCGCGCGCCGCCCAGTCGCCTTCGCTGAACGCCATGCGGTAAAGACCCAGATCCGCATGCCGGCCGATGGCCGCCAATGTTTCCACGTCGTGACGCAGACGCTCGAAGTCGATACGCGCCTGCATCAGGCATCCCGTGTCCGGGCCGCGCCGATCAGGATCACCGACGCGGTGGCGGCGAACACCAGCAAGCCGGCGGCGAAGAATCCGAACGCGCGCGGCAAAGGATGATGATTGATATCGACGGCCACAGGTTTGCTCCAGACGCCGGCCTGGCTCGTATCGCGCAGCCGGTAAAAATACCTGCCCTCTTCCTTGCCGCTCATGACCCGCGCGGTGTCTGGGCCCCGGTAAATCGTGACCGCCTTGCGAAAGCCGCGACTGGCGGACTCCTGCAGTTCGAAGCGCGCATCGGACGCACCGTGCCAGCTCAACGTAAAAAAGCCGGCGGTGGCGACCTGTGTGTCGGTGCTGAGCGTGGGTGGCTTAGCGGTTTCGCGGTCCGGGACGGCGCGTACTGGCTGCGGACAGACTTGCGCGAACATCAAGGCGCACATCAGCATCGCTGAACCGAGACGCGCACGCGCGTAGCACCTTCGCGTACCGGCGCCGCTGATCGTCAACTGTTCCACCACCATTTTTCTTAAACGTTAGAATTCGGAGTGAAGTCGCACATCGAACGTCACCGCCTCCGCCTAGCCTGTGGCGGCAGAGATTTCGCGGTGGTTTACAAGCAAAAAATGTGCAATCGCTGGTATCAGGATGACGGCGCCATGAGCCAGTCGCGCCAGCTCCGGAACAGCGCTTCGCCGCTCGCCGCGATCACTGAACGGGACTCCAGGCTTGACTTGAACACCGGCTCGCCCGCCAGGGTGCAGCTGAAGCCGCCGGCCTCGGTGAGAATGAGGCTGCCGGCCGCAAAGTCCCACAGCTTCTGTCCGCCGTGCAAATAGACGTGGCCGCGTCCGGCCGCGACCCACGCCCATTCCAGCGCGGAGGAGCCGAAGTTACGCTGCGAGGCATAAGGTGGATCGCTTATCAGTCTGCGTGCAAGGCCCGCGGGCAGGCGCTTGAAATCGACCATGCCGACGGTTCGTGCGAGTGACGGGTTTGGCGGCGGCGAAGACAGACGGCGCCCGTTGAGCCTCGCGCCAGCGCCCTTGTCGGCACGAAAACATTCCCGGCGCGTGGGATCGTAGATGATGCCCATCACGGGCTCACCATGCGCCAATAACGCCAGGGAGATTCCAAAACAGGGCAGTCCGGTGGCGAAGTTGCTGGTGCCGTCCAGGGGATCGAGACACCATAACGGTTGCTCGGAATCGGTGAGCAACTTGGCCTGTTGCACCGACGGCATCTCTTCGCTCAAAAATGCGATCTCCGGCCAGCTCTTTTCAAGCTCGTCGCGCAGCCGCTGCTGGATGGCGAGATCGGCCTCGGTAAGAACGCTGCCGTCCGCCTTGATATGGTGATCTACCTGCTCGAAGCGGGGCAAAAGCTCCTCATCGCCGGCGCGCATGACCAGACATTGCACTTCTGCGGACTGCGGTGACATGATTGGTGGGTTAGTGATTTGCAAGACGCGACGAGGGAATTCTACGATGCGGTGGCGGCGCACGGTGCTGGGAAGGTCGCAAGTATACCGCTTCCGGCCCGCGGACCCAAAGGCAGTTTGCGCGCATGTTCCGGCAGAGCCTCAGGCGTGGGCGAACACGGAAAGTCGTGTGGTCCGCGAAATTCCTGACCTGCATACGATCGCGGCGGGGTCTGCGCGTTGCGCGACACTCTGGTAATGTGCCCGAACATGCGCCAACGTAAATCTGCAGACGGTGTTCTGAATTATGTGGCGTTGCCAGTCATCGAGCCCTGCATGATAGAAAACTTATGAGTAGCGCGCACCATTCCGGCATAAAGACCGAGGGGCGCCTCGACGGTATTGCGGCTCACGCTGCGCTCGACCGACGCTCGATGCTGGATGGCGTTAGTCGCCGCCTTGCGCCCCTTGTAGCCCACACGCTGAATGTAACGTACTGGAAGCAGGTGTTGCTGCTGGGATTAAGTTACTGGCTGGGCGGCGAGCTCGGCACGCTGGTCGGCAGTGGCTACGGCGGCATTTCCCCGTTGTGGCCGCCGGCGGGTATCGCGCTGTTCGCGTTTCTGGTGGCGGGGCGGCGGTTGTGGCCCGGTATCGTGCTTGGCTCATTGCTGCTGGGATTCACCGGCAGGGCCGCGTGGGGAGTCAGTCTGGTTACCGGGATCGGACATTTGTTCGAGGCCATGCTCGGCGTTTATCTGCTGCGGCTGCCACGCATCGATTTCAAGTTTGGCATGCAGCGCGTCACGGACGTGCTGTTGCTGACCGGACTCGCTGTGGGCGCGGCGCTCATAGCCTCCATGTGCGGCGCGTTCGCCATGGCTATTGCGGAGCTGGCGCCGTGGAGTGACGTGCGCATGATCTGGTTGACCTGGTGGCTGGGTGATGCTGTTGGCATTATCGTTGTTACGCCCTTGCTGCTGGTGTGGCGGCCCAAGCGCCAGGTCAAGTTCGGCGCCCGTCAACTCACCGAACTTGGGGCACTGCTCGGCGCGGTAATGATCACGGGCTGGCTCAATTTTTATCTGATCGACGAGCATCAGCTCAATATCCCGTTGATGCTTTATCTCATGCTGCCGTTCACTATTCTGACAGCTGCGCGCTTCAGGCAGCATGGCGCGACCCTGGTGTCGATGCTGGTGTGCGTGGTGATG contains:
- a CDS encoding asparagine synthetase B: MCGIAGYIHADPKRPVDPEILVAMAAIIRHRGPDGFGYETLEGRGVGFSHARLSIIDLDQNRGRQPFLSADGDVLMTHNGEFYDYKRIRADLTSRGSRFRSKSDSELALHLYRTYGMEGMLSRLRGEFAFGLFDRGRDQLMLVRD
- a CDS encoding aspartate carbamoyltransferase; this translates as MVKPPHPLLREPVQPHDWRAGLEHPQNLLNRIAGDPAPLIDLANRCIVSARQFDRDKVLQLCRLAAFFEVTPHLMQLPLNGKIMINAFYEPSTRTRLSFESAWHRLGGDVMSILSAGSTGIAKGESLKDVAEMFNNYGDVVVLRDSSEKAVYEMLPGLRIPIINGGNGIDEHPTQALSDLFTIFKWRPELMDENVAPARRVRIGIIGVPARMRTVRSLVLLLSLFPGAFEELVIIYDSDNAFDDGQREELDAAGLKIRVASDLDRELPALDVVYINSIAWVGDSFERMGSDLRLSPTSPLKSEAIILHPLARGDELSTELDDTPHNWYFAQARGAVFLRMALLTSIVQRIHQVIDTPVQRKD
- a CDS encoding sodium:solute symporter family protein, which translates into the protein MNAAESAVLDPMVGWLILGAFSALWVALGWYWGHQDKELDEYVLAGRKLGLGLGTATVMANWVTSNTTLLAPQLVYTMGLWGVLGYSLGAVGLLLFAPMATRIRKLMPTGYTAGDFMRLRYGNTAWRVFLVISLFFCFGWLVSMGMAGGILINALTGIPYIYGMSVVLWLAVSYTFLGGFRADVGTDYIQAMLILVGLAVTAVLAIDIIGFHDIHTAVARERPRLLDLLMPAAIMFLFNNLLFGMGEIFHSNVWWSRSFAFREGVGFKAFLIAGLIWAPTPIVAGFIGLAAPALNLNVPSADMIGPLISAEILGVTGAILVLVVVFAALCSSMDSLVHATSTLVTEDIYHRHLRPDASAPHLRRVTSLVILGLGVLTWALCAPRISNLAQVLNFAGAFVASTIWPIAAGLYWRGANATGATVAMIVGSAAGLTGYFIIGWYVAALVGASVSMMIVLTTTWLKPHRFNWARLNEAAPNHGESA
- a CDS encoding cysteine hydrolase codes for the protein MRDTYRESITEPLEVVKSLRDHRTALLVIDLQYLDAAPGYGVFADGQPPSLTPAAQEYYFSRLKKLALPNVRRLQDAFRRHGLEVIHTRIQSLTRDGRDRGFGHKRLGLHAAPDSKEAEFIPEVAPQGDEIVINKTASGVFNSTNLEYVLRNLNIASLFVAGVYTNECVSTAIRDACDLGFYTTLVEDCCATVTPELQQATITTMKDRFARVLSTDEAIKEIVRVVTT
- a CDS encoding Zn-dependent hydrolase gives rise to the protein MMQARIDFERLRHDVETLAAIGRHADLGLYRMAFSEGDWAARAWLEARIKAAGLDLHIDGAANIHARYEWDGERPGVMTGSHLDTVPGGGHLDGALGVLAGLECLRSIKEQKLTVSYPLEAVAFTDEEGRFGGMLGSQALCGRLTPESIHAARDLDGVTLDAAMRERGLDASQMLRANRRPNSVHAFVELHIEQGPVLDRQGISVGVVEAITGLFRWNVTLSGRADHAGTTPMDLRRDALQGLAEFSGEIPRILEENGGQRSTATIGRVECFPGAANVVPGKVEFSFECRDTDQTTLDDLAHAFRRTLTTIAQRRDLMFKFDVVSEITPVKCDSGVVHIIHEVARAAGVKAMRMPSGAAHDTQMMAGLTRAGMIFVPSKEGRSHSAAEWTAWEDIEIGANVLLNTLCRLAN
- a CDS encoding inositol monophosphatase, coding for MSPQSAEVQCLVMRAGDEELLPRFEQVDHHIKADGSVLTEADLAIQQRLRDELEKSWPEIAFLSEEMPSVQQAKLLTDSEQPLWCLDPLDGTSNFATGLPCFGISLALLAHGEPVMGIIYDPTRRECFRADKGAGARLNGRRLSSPPPNPSLARTVGMVDFKRLPAGLARRLISDPPYASQRNFGSSALEWAWVAAGRGHVYLHGGQKLWDFAAGSLILTEAGGFSCTLAGEPVFKSSLESRSVIAASGEALFRSWRDWLMAPSS